A single genomic interval of Chlorogloeopsis sp. ULAP01 harbors:
- a CDS encoding cytochrome c peroxidase has product MKDSEANRYSSVSESEQFKYKAQASQRNESTTVFSRLISSFLKLSEILAFSAVGMLTKPFQITSRLSKNIRQGTAIVALVTVAILAGHLASAQVTSPLQPLSKITVPQPDNIGDFVRNKTATIALGKSLFWDMQLGTDGIQACASCHFHAGADNRSKNQIDPGRSRVNADKTPNPDTTFNIGGRPNYQLQVGDYPFHKLANPGDRASTVLSDSNDSTGSQGVFRTRFVDVIPGSDRDNVTLLQDDIFNVQGTNVRQVTARNSPSTINSVFNFRNFWDGRAQPIFNGVSQFGLRDPNAYVLKASQPRLLEDVKVSINNSSLASQAVGPPLSALETAAEDLPIAPFRVQASANNDRIVVSDANTGQQVAVLNPEGETVSGRTDLMPPETQPLPANNQQFQRIGRKLGKKLLALRPLNKQQVARDDSVLSRYSSFPRTGLNISYENLIREAFQPEWWNSNIIIRINPETGERRFLPRRGRRALNTNEYTLMEYNFSLFFGLAVQEYESTLVADQTPFDQFLSGNNGALTPQQQQGWQIFQTKGICIGCHGGSELTVASVSSANSQGRIRRAPPFAGGRVEDAGFFNIGVRPPLDDLGVGSNDAFGNPLSESRLALNGTFEELLGEDPPVIPSSEQDLVADGAFKTPGLRNVELTAPYFHNGGQLTLEQVIDFYNRGGDFGRNLPPLNLSTEEKQALVAFLKGLTDERVRSQRAPFDHPQLFVPNGHPGNQNFVTIDPNVRTQDGTTQARDQLLEIPAVGRNGAKLPPNFLGT; this is encoded by the coding sequence ATGAAAGATTCTGAAGCAAACAGGTATAGCAGTGTGTCTGAGTCAGAACAATTCAAATACAAAGCTCAGGCAAGTCAGAGGAATGAAAGTACTACTGTTTTTAGTCGTTTAATTTCGAGTTTTTTAAAGTTAAGTGAAATTCTTGCCTTTTCGGCAGTGGGAATGCTCACAAAACCGTTCCAAATTACATCTCGGTTGTCTAAAAACATTAGGCAAGGTACGGCTATAGTTGCGCTGGTAACAGTTGCAATCCTTGCTGGGCATCTTGCTTCGGCTCAAGTAACGTCACCCTTACAGCCGTTGAGTAAAATCACGGTTCCACAACCAGATAATATCGGGGACTTTGTTAGGAATAAGACGGCTACGATCGCTCTGGGAAAATCTCTGTTCTGGGATATGCAACTTGGTACAGACGGCATTCAAGCCTGTGCTAGCTGTCATTTCCATGCCGGAGCAGACAACAGATCCAAAAACCAAATCGATCCGGGGCGATCGCGTGTCAATGCCGATAAAACTCCAAACCCGGATACAACTTTCAATATAGGAGGTAGACCAAACTATCAGTTACAGGTAGGAGATTATCCATTCCATAAGTTAGCAAATCCAGGCGATCGGGCTTCGACAGTTTTGTCCGACAGTAACGATAGCACCGGCTCTCAGGGAGTATTCAGGACAAGATTTGTTGATGTCATTCCTGGCAGTGACAGGGACAATGTAACTCTACTTCAAGATGACATTTTTAATGTACAAGGCACAAATGTCCGCCAAGTAACGGCTCGTAACTCACCCAGCACAATTAATTCAGTCTTCAACTTCCGCAACTTTTGGGATGGAAGAGCGCAACCCATATTTAATGGTGTAAGCCAGTTTGGGCTAAGAGATCCTAATGCTTATGTCTTGAAGGCAAGCCAACCTCGACTACTTGAAGATGTAAAAGTTAGTATCAATAATTCTTCTCTAGCTTCCCAAGCCGTTGGCCCACCACTCAGTGCCTTGGAGACAGCAGCCGAAGACCTTCCCATCGCACCATTCCGAGTACAGGCATCCGCAAATAATGACCGGATTGTAGTGTCTGATGCCAACACTGGTCAACAAGTTGCAGTACTGAATCCTGAGGGTGAAACTGTCAGTGGCAGAACAGACTTAATGCCACCAGAAACACAACCACTTCCAGCCAATAATCAGCAATTTCAACGCATTGGTAGAAAGCTGGGTAAGAAGTTACTTGCTCTTAGACCACTTAACAAGCAACAGGTAGCAAGAGATGACAGCGTTCTCAGTCGCTACAGCAGCTTTCCTAGAACTGGGCTGAATATAAGTTACGAAAATCTGATTAGGGAAGCTTTCCAGCCAGAGTGGTGGAACTCCAATATCATCATCCGCATTAACCCAGAAACTGGTGAGCGCAGATTCCTGCCCAGACGGGGAAGACGTGCCTTAAATACCAACGAATACACATTGATGGAGTACAACTTCTCTCTATTCTTTGGGTTGGCAGTTCAGGAATATGAATCGACTCTAGTTGCCGATCAAACACCATTTGACCAATTTCTTTCAGGAAATAATGGTGCTTTGACACCACAGCAACAGCAAGGATGGCAGATTTTCCAGACTAAGGGTATTTGTATTGGTTGCCACGGTGGCTCAGAATTGACTGTTGCCTCAGTTAGCAGCGCTAACAGTCAAGGAAGAATTAGACGTGCGCCACCATTTGCAGGAGGAAGAGTTGAAGACGCTGGTTTCTTTAATATCGGTGTCAGACCTCCTCTAGATGATCTTGGTGTAGGTAGTAATGACGCATTCGGCAATCCGCTTTCGGAATCACGCTTGGCCTTGAATGGAACTTTTGAGGAGTTACTTGGTGAAGATCCACCCGTTATTCCTAGCAGCGAACAAGATTTGGTTGCCGACGGAGCCTTCAAAACCCCAGGACTCCGTAATGTGGAACTTACCGCACCTTACTTCCATAACGGCGGACAATTAACCTTAGAACAAGTAATAGATTTCTACAATCGCGGCGGGGACTTTGGTCGGAATTTGCCACCACTGAATCTAAGCACAGAGGAAAAACAGGCGTTAGTGGCATTTCTCAAAGGTCTTACCGATGAGCGAGTCCGCTCTCAAAGAGCACCTTTTGACCATCCCCAATTATTTGTTCCTAACGGTCATCCTGGCAACCAGAATTTTGTCACTATTGACCCCAATGTCAGAACCCAAGACGGTACTACACAAGCTAGGGATCAACTCCTAGAAATACCTGCTGTTGGTCGTAATGGCGCTAAGTTACCTCCGAACTTCTTGGGAACTTAG
- a CDS encoding MATE family efflux transporter yields MAIKTFAKSNIRIEIQEFLKLAVPLASAQVAQAAVGFADTLIMGHLGQETLAAGGLASITFQFLLNTIGGVLMAVSPLVAEAYGAGRKTQIEQIARQGLWLSLLFAIPMMFLIGHLDSVMILFGQAQQTVALADRYLDFILWGTFPALGFAMLRSYVSALSQARPVMTIVIVGTLVNVIGNYVLGFGKFGFPRMELAGLGLASGLSFWVMFLLLLGYTFTHQQLKDYRFLQNFHRLTPQILQKLVWVGVPIAVTITLEFGLFIVITYLMGLLGTEVLAAHQIVFQTIVVIFMVPLGMSFATTARVGIWFGQQNLEGARRAGYISISMAVVFMTLTGIIMLAYPQQVVGIYLDIRNPENANVLKLAVSMLMIAALAQLLDGVQKTAMGALYGLQDTRVPMLLSLLAFWGVGLTSGYLLGFYFALGGVGLWIGQSIGVAIAGVIFLWRFHKLTSAHMATLKIRQKAEGE; encoded by the coding sequence ATGGCAATTAAAACGTTTGCTAAATCGAATATCCGAATCGAAATCCAAGAATTCCTAAAACTCGCTGTTCCTTTAGCAAGTGCTCAAGTTGCCCAAGCTGCTGTAGGATTTGCAGATACTCTGATTATGGGGCATTTGGGGCAGGAAACTTTAGCCGCAGGTGGATTAGCATCGATTACCTTTCAGTTTTTGCTCAATACGATCGGCGGCGTTTTGATGGCAGTGAGTCCGCTTGTTGCTGAAGCTTACGGAGCAGGTCGAAAAACGCAAATCGAGCAGATTGCACGTCAAGGGCTATGGCTTTCGCTACTTTTTGCAATCCCTATGATGTTCCTGATTGGGCATCTCGATTCAGTAATGATTCTTTTTGGGCAAGCACAACAAACTGTGGCGCTAGCAGATAGATATTTAGATTTCATTTTGTGGGGAACTTTTCCAGCTTTGGGGTTTGCTATGCTCAGAAGTTATGTTTCTGCACTCTCTCAAGCCCGCCCAGTGATGACTATTGTTATTGTGGGAACACTCGTCAACGTTATCGGCAATTACGTTTTAGGATTCGGCAAGTTTGGATTTCCACGGATGGAACTGGCAGGATTAGGTTTGGCAAGTGGACTCAGTTTCTGGGTGATGTTCTTGCTTTTACTTGGCTACACGTTCACACATCAGCAACTCAAGGATTACCGATTCTTACAGAATTTTCATCGCCTGACACCACAAATTCTCCAGAAGTTGGTGTGGGTTGGAGTACCGATCGCAGTAACTATTACCTTGGAATTTGGGCTGTTTATAGTTATCACTTATCTAATGGGTTTATTGGGAACCGAGGTATTGGCGGCACACCAAATCGTCTTTCAAACTATTGTTGTGATTTTCATGGTGCCTCTGGGTATGTCTTTTGCTACGACTGCTAGAGTTGGTATATGGTTTGGACAGCAAAATCTTGAGGGTGCGCGACGAGCAGGGTATATCAGTATCTCGATGGCGGTAGTTTTTATGACACTAACAGGAATTATAATGCTCGCGTATCCCCAGCAAGTGGTTGGAATATATTTGGATATTCGTAATCCAGAAAATGCCAACGTACTCAAACTGGCAGTATCAATGCTGATGATTGCAGCCTTGGCTCAACTGTTGGATGGTGTACAAAAAACAGCTATGGGTGCATTATATGGACTTCAAGATACACGTGTACCAATGCTGCTAAGTTTACTGGCATTTTGGGGTGTAGGGTTAACTAGCGGCTATCTGCTCGGATTCTACTTTGCTCTTGGGGGTGTTGGATTGTGGATCGGACAGTCGATCGGAGTGGCGATCGCAGGAGTGATTTTTTTATGGCGCTTTCACAAGCTAACTTCTGCACATATGGCTACTCTGAAAATAAGGCAGAAGGCAGAGGGAGAATAA
- the hemC gene encoding hydroxymethylbilane synthase produces MTSVVSSPPRTIRIGSRKSQLALVQTYWVQEQLQKSFPDITFEVHTMSTQGDKILDVALAKIGDKGLFTKELELGMINKEIDFAVHSLKDLPTRLPEGLVLAAVTERENPADALVVHEKYKDRQIDTLPEGVVIGTSSLRRLAQLRHRFPHYTFKDVRGNLNTRMAKLDAGEYDALILAVAGLQRLEMGDRVHQIIPKEISLHAVGQGALGIECRAEDAELISLLKAIEHPETRDRCLAERAFLRELEGGCQVPIGVNTEIQGSTLTLTGIVASVDGQKLVQDTVSGETTDAEKLGTELAERLRNQGAQEILDEIFAQIQRGS; encoded by the coding sequence ATGACCTCAGTTGTTTCCAGCCCCCCCCGCACTATTCGCATTGGTTCGCGCAAAAGCCAACTTGCTCTTGTTCAGACTTACTGGGTACAAGAACAACTTCAAAAAAGTTTTCCTGATATTACTTTTGAAGTCCATACTATGTCCACCCAAGGCGACAAAATCTTAGATGTAGCCTTAGCCAAGATTGGTGATAAAGGATTATTTACCAAAGAACTCGAATTGGGGATGATCAACAAGGAGATTGACTTTGCTGTTCATTCTCTCAAAGATTTGCCAACTCGCTTGCCAGAGGGGTTAGTTTTGGCAGCAGTTACCGAAAGGGAAAATCCCGCCGATGCTTTGGTGGTACATGAAAAATATAAAGATAGGCAAATTGATACTTTGCCGGAAGGCGTGGTGATTGGTACTTCTTCTTTGCGGCGACTAGCACAGTTACGGCATCGATTCCCCCACTATACCTTTAAAGATGTACGTGGCAACTTAAACACGCGCATGGCAAAACTCGATGCGGGTGAATACGACGCTCTAATTTTAGCAGTAGCTGGATTGCAGCGCTTAGAAATGGGCGATCGCGTTCATCAAATTATCCCCAAGGAAATTTCCTTACACGCCGTTGGACAAGGGGCATTAGGTATTGAATGTCGTGCTGAGGATGCAGAATTGATATCTCTCCTAAAAGCGATCGAACATCCCGAAACACGCGATCGCTGTTTGGCAGAACGGGCTTTCTTACGAGAACTAGAAGGTGGTTGTCAAGTTCCCATTGGTGTAAATACTGAGATTCAGGGTAGTACTTTAACCTTAACTGGTATAGTCGCCAGTGTGGATGGTCAAAAACTCGTTCAAGATACCGTCAGTGGGGAAACCACCGATGCTGAAAAACTAGGCACAGAGCTAGCAGAGCGCTTACGTAATCAAGGAGCGCAAGAAATTTTAGACGAAATTTTTGCCCAGATCCAGCGTGGTTCTTGA
- a CDS encoding helix-turn-helix domain-containing protein: protein MVHLPNNELHPPIYSSEPQGWKNIVIEEFCQPPGQETYQSQTEHTICISLNNRPSRLLQVMGDRRYTGLFTQGDIAIAPAGELFFCRWSEQDKYLRIRIASQFLQQVAQEALEINRDRTELLSEFRVRNPQIEAIAMMLLMELKNGGLAGQLYVESLTNVLTVHLLRNYSAVQPYVTSDYGKLSDRQLIQVTDYISDHLAQEIKLSDLGKLLGMSQFHFARLFKQSIGVTPHQYVLQQRLERAKHLLKQTELPVMEIAMLCGFSSHSHLGKWIRQHTGMAPKDYRLKGNRE from the coding sequence ATGGTTCATCTGCCAAACAACGAACTCCATCCTCCAATCTATTCCAGTGAACCCCAGGGTTGGAAAAACATTGTGATTGAAGAATTTTGCCAACCACCGGGACAGGAGACGTACCAAAGTCAAACAGAGCACACAATCTGCATATCTCTGAACAATCGTCCGTCTCGTCTGTTACAAGTAATGGGCGATCGCCGCTATACTGGTCTTTTCACTCAAGGTGATATCGCCATCGCTCCTGCTGGAGAGTTGTTCTTTTGCCGATGGAGCGAACAGGACAAATACTTGCGTATCCGGATTGCCTCGCAGTTTCTCCAACAAGTTGCCCAAGAAGCCTTGGAAATTAATCGCGATCGCACAGAATTGTTGTCAGAGTTTCGAGTTCGCAATCCCCAAATTGAAGCGATCGCCATGATGCTCCTGATGGAACTGAAAAATGGAGGGCTAGCAGGACAGCTTTATGTTGAATCGCTAACGAATGTACTAACCGTGCATTTACTTAGAAATTATTCTGCTGTCCAACCTTATGTTACTTCAGATTATGGAAAATTAAGCGATCGCCAGCTAATTCAAGTTACTGATTACATCAGCGATCATCTGGCTCAAGAGATCAAACTCTCTGACTTAGGTAAATTGCTGGGCATGAGTCAATTTCACTTCGCTCGACTTTTCAAGCAATCAATTGGAGTAACACCTCACCAATATGTGCTTCAGCAACGGCTAGAACGGGCAAAGCACTTACTCAAACAAACAGAACTACCAGTTATGGAAATTGCTATGTTGTGCGGTTTTAGTAGTCATAGCCATCTCGGTAAATGGATTCGACAGCACACAGGAATGGCTCCTAAAGACTATCGTTTAAAAGGGAATAGGGAATAG
- a CDS encoding CorA family divalent cation transporter, with protein sequence MLMLLTFSANHLEFFHCNTWEVDAALQRIDRTHNIWFRCIHLRDRTAIARIVKYFGLDPCRVDMIFNHFPKGIDEDLEDCFFDNYEVLTRQVKYHNFEEACGSFVVGTNFLITFETNELRILSALINNIKKQNIDIKNWGIDNLVYIIYNDILNNYYTVFDHIARELDNLEDEVLANSGNESTYKKIATMRQSTRLGRRNLQSMQSLLAIMEYQNLQWLTQPVKTLFNQELVRHIDKLSQEYQTLRVWMSELMEIQRDNIASKTSERINRLTILSSVFLPITFIAGVYGMNFKYMPELEQPWAYPAALGVMALIVIGSIMYAKQQRWL encoded by the coding sequence ATGCTAATGCTTCTTACCTTTTCTGCGAATCATCTGGAGTTTTTTCACTGTAACACTTGGGAAGTAGATGCTGCACTACAAAGGATTGATCGCACTCACAATATCTGGTTTCGTTGTATTCACTTACGCGATCGCACTGCGATTGCCCGAATAGTCAAGTACTTTGGACTCGATCCATGCCGTGTTGACATGATTTTCAACCATTTTCCTAAAGGAATTGATGAAGACTTAGAAGATTGCTTTTTTGACAATTACGAAGTTCTGACTCGTCAAGTTAAATATCATAATTTCGAGGAAGCTTGCGGTAGTTTTGTTGTTGGGACAAACTTTCTAATCACTTTTGAAACGAATGAATTAAGAATATTAAGCGCATTAATCAATAACATTAAAAAACAAAATATAGATATCAAAAATTGGGGAATTGATAATCTTGTATATATTATTTATAATGACATTTTGAATAACTACTATACTGTATTTGACCACATTGCTAGAGAACTAGATAATTTAGAAGATGAAGTTTTAGCTAATTCTGGTAATGAATCCACATACAAAAAAATTGCCACAATGAGGCAATCCACTCGTCTGGGACGACGTAATCTTCAAAGTATGCAATCACTTTTAGCTATTATGGAGTACCAAAATCTTCAATGGCTCACTCAACCAGTGAAGACATTATTTAATCAAGAATTAGTGCGTCACATCGATAAACTCTCGCAAGAATATCAAACTTTGAGAGTATGGATGTCAGAATTAATGGAAATTCAACGCGATAATATTGCTAGCAAAACTAGTGAACGAATTAATCGCTTGACTATCCTTTCATCTGTCTTCTTACCAATTACTTTTATTGCTGGAGTTTACGGCATGAACTTTAAATATATGCCAGAATTAGAACAACCTTGGGCTTATCCTGCTGCGCTTGGCGTGATGGCATTAATTGTGATTGGTAGCATTATGTATGCTAAACAACAACGTTGGCTTTAG
- a CDS encoding pyruvate kinase alpha/beta domain-containing protein codes for MSNGDTCSQPQFVNNPPAQTDETHALSEALNAIINIIPLRCIVTFTSTGYTARLAAGERPKLPIIALILNSKVYHRLNLVWGIRPILLKHEVETFEELTAQAQAILLQRG; via the coding sequence ATTTCTAATGGCGACACTTGCAGTCAGCCACAATTCGTTAACAATCCACCAGCACAAACAGATGAAACCCACGCTCTAAGTGAGGCTCTCAACGCGATCATCAATATTATACCCCTGCGTTGCATTGTTACTTTTACCAGCACAGGATATACAGCCAGATTAGCTGCGGGTGAGCGTCCGAAACTACCTATCATTGCCTTAATACTCAACTCCAAAGTTTACCACCGCTTGAACTTAGTTTGGGGAATTCGACCGATTTTATTAAAACATGAAGTTGAGACATTTGAAGAATTGACTGCACAAGCCCAGGCTATATTGCTACAGCGTGGTTGA